In a genomic window of Thalassotalea piscium:
- a CDS encoding S41 family peptidase, producing the protein MFNDWVGSSSAGDIFSSTLKSWKNITLVGQNTNGRSGQSIFFHLENSDINVRLSFYKKDGKKFD; encoded by the coding sequence GTGTTTAATGATTGGGTTGGTAGTAGTAGTGCTGGTGATATATTTAGTTCAACTTTAAAGTCATGGAAGAATATTACTTTGGTAGGTCAAAACACTAACGGTCGAAGTGGGCAGAGTATCTTTTTTCATTTAGAAAATAGCGATATTAATGTGCGTTTATCATTTTACAAAAAAGATGGTAAAAAATTCGATTAG
- a CDS encoding sulfite exporter TauE/SafE family protein yields MMIELLLLFFAGIFGGILNSIAGGGSFITFPALIFVGVPPIVANATNTFSSCAGYISGAYAFRKELADHKNKLALILVISLIGGITGAWLLLQTPEEVFREAIPWLLLFATLLFIFGGRINNQLKRLAVNNKHATSLGGVLLFLLLLAVTTYGGFFNAGLGIITLSYLALAGYTNINAMNGIKLLVSSIVSLVAITLFIYSDVIAWYEGTFVLLGTLIGGYFSAQVSRNIAQKHVRLFVIVASVATTLYFFGQTYINQIFKYV; encoded by the coding sequence ATGATGATTGAACTTTTACTACTATTCTTTGCTGGAATTTTTGGCGGCATTCTTAATTCTATTGCTGGTGGCGGCAGTTTTATTACTTTTCCCGCACTTATTTTTGTAGGTGTTCCACCAATTGTTGCTAATGCCACAAATACTTTTTCGTCATGTGCTGGTTATATCAGTGGCGCTTATGCTTTTCGAAAAGAGCTTGCTGATCATAAAAATAAGCTCGCCTTAATTTTAGTAATTAGCTTAATTGGCGGTATAACTGGCGCATGGTTATTGCTACAAACACCTGAGGAAGTATTTCGAGAAGCAATTCCTTGGTTGCTGTTATTTGCAACCCTGTTATTTATTTTTGGTGGGCGAATTAACAATCAACTTAAGCGCTTAGCAGTTAATAATAAGCATGCTACATCTTTAGGTGGGGTTTTGTTGTTTTTGCTATTGTTGGCAGTAACAACTTATGGTGGCTTTTTTAACGCTGGACTTGGTATTATTACATTAAGTTATTTGGCATTAGCCGGGTACACAAACATAAACGCTATGAATGGAATAAAGCTATTGGTTTCATCAATTGTTTCTTTGGTGGCTATTACTTTGTTTATTTATAGCGATGTAATTGCTTGGTATGAAGGTACGTTTGTATTACTAGGTACTTTAATAGGCGGGTATTTTTCAGCGCAAGTGTCGCGAAATATTGCGCAAAAGCACGTTAGGCTTTTTGTTATTGTGGCGAGTGTTGCTACTACGCTGTACTTTTTTGGCCAAACGTATATAAATCAGATTTTTAAATACGTTTAA
- a CDS encoding DUF3325 domain-containing protein yields the protein MLILIETLILFLGFLCLSLSLSRHYNQVDPKKRLSTRNLWLYRISGYTLLLLAGIYAADVWGLTLGLVYWCASATLVTFFLSLVLTFKPKWLSFIICLSN from the coding sequence ATGTTAATTCTGATAGAAACTTTAATTTTATTTTTAGGTTTTCTCTGCTTAAGCCTTTCTTTGTCTCGTCACTATAACCAAGTGGACCCAAAAAAACGCCTGTCGACACGTAATTTGTGGCTTTACAGAATAAGTGGTTATACTTTGCTACTACTTGCTGGCATATATGCGGCAGATGTTTGGGGGCTAACATTAGGACTAGTATATTGGTGTGCTAGCGCAACACTTGTTACTTTTTTTCTGTCTTTAGTACTGACTTTTAAACCCAAATGGTTGTCATTTATTATTTGCTTATCAAACTAA
- a CDS encoding PepSY-associated TM helix domain-containing protein, whose translation MVHTWAGFSFGWLLYFIFVTGTVGYFDSEIDRWMKPEITVVEQLDNQSSVLSAAELQLQQLAPESSQWYISLPTARMPFVQIQWLQLANKETNTPRGWQEKYLDVKSGVTNSVRETAGGETLYRMHYNLHYVPELVGYILTSLVTMLMLIGLVTGVVIHKKIFIEFFTFRAKKGIRSWLDIHNIFSVLPLPFHLMITYSGLLLLMGVTMSSIIDVRYGEGRENHKKFYDEAQLDIKEVQFIDLAPEALSIETVLADVAVRYKDQKVSFIGFIERGSENEHYEIWFDKYEGIHLVSAVEYRVNGDKVEIEIATEKAGSAARIYDLFEHLHEGLFANIYLRWLYFISGLLGSAMVATGMILWIKKRQINGASARPFSVISIIERINIGIILGLPIAIAGYFWGNRLLPVNIEHRADWEVHCFFIALLASICFCLCRSVKKSWLNLLWFTAGAYLLTPLVNMVTTEHSIIGSIKRNDWLMLGFDLSMLFFAGCFALAAIIVQRKNAKAQANEEHIVIQQKLKESAY comes from the coding sequence TTGGTTCATACCTGGGCTGGTTTTTCTTTTGGCTGGCTATTATATTTTATTTTTGTTACCGGTACTGTCGGATATTTTGACAGCGAAATCGATCGCTGGATGAAACCAGAAATTACCGTCGTCGAACAATTAGATAACCAAAGTTCAGTACTTTCAGCGGCAGAACTTCAGCTTCAACAATTAGCTCCTGAATCTTCACAATGGTACATCAGTCTACCAACGGCACGAATGCCATTTGTACAAATTCAATGGCTACAATTAGCGAATAAAGAGACAAACACCCCAAGAGGCTGGCAAGAAAAATACCTTGATGTGAAAAGCGGTGTGACCAACAGTGTTAGAGAAACCGCTGGCGGAGAAACCTTATACAGAATGCACTACAACCTGCATTATGTACCTGAACTTGTTGGTTATATATTAACAAGTTTAGTCACCATGTTAATGCTCATAGGATTAGTGACAGGGGTGGTTATCCACAAGAAAATATTTATTGAATTTTTTACCTTTCGTGCTAAAAAAGGTATTCGTTCCTGGTTAGATATTCATAATATTTTCAGCGTTTTACCTTTACCTTTTCATTTAATGATCACCTACAGTGGCTTGCTACTTTTAATGGGGGTTACCATGTCATCTATCATCGATGTGCGTTACGGCGAAGGTCGAGAAAACCATAAAAAGTTTTATGATGAGGCCCAGTTAGACATAAAGGAAGTGCAATTTATTGATTTAGCTCCCGAAGCATTATCAATAGAAACAGTGCTTGCGGACGTGGCTGTACGTTATAAAGATCAAAAAGTCAGTTTTATCGGTTTTATTGAACGGGGTAGTGAAAATGAACATTATGAAATATGGTTTGATAAATACGAAGGCATCCACTTAGTATCGGCTGTAGAGTATCGTGTTAATGGCGACAAAGTGGAAATTGAAATAGCTACAGAAAAAGCAGGAAGTGCAGCTCGAATCTACGATCTATTTGAACATTTACATGAAGGGCTTTTTGCCAATATTTATCTGCGTTGGTTGTACTTTATATCGGGGCTATTAGGTTCGGCAATGGTAGCTACAGGTATGATTTTATGGATAAAAAAACGACAAATAAATGGTGCATCCGCTAGACCCTTCAGTGTCATTTCAATTATTGAGCGCATTAATATTGGGATTATTCTTGGCTTGCCTATCGCTATAGCGGGATATTTTTGGGGTAATCGCTTGTTACCCGTTAATATAGAACACAGGGCTGATTGGGAAGTACATTGTTTTTTTATTGCCCTTTTAGCGAGTATTTGCTTTTGTTTATGCCGCTCAGTAAAAAAATCATGGTTGAATCTACTTTGGTTTACAGCCGGTGCTTATTTGTTAACACCATTAGTTAATATGGTAACTACTGAACATAGTATTATTGGCAGCATTAAACGAAACGATTGGTTAATGCTAGGGTTTGATCTCAGTATGTTATTTTTTGCAGGATGTTTTGCATTAGCCGCAATTATTGTTCAACGAAAAAACGCCAAAGCGCAAGCAAATGAGGAACACATAGTTATACAACAAAAATTAAAAGAGTCGGCGTACTAA
- a CDS encoding TonB-dependent receptor domain-containing protein produces MSRKSRNKPLFKTALISASVIAACANTSVYANTDENTEKVKKVEKIVVVGATTNTKITPDQLNKYQANDLADIFRQTPSVTVGGSLGVAQKVYVRGLEDSMVNVTVDGAPQTSTLFHHIGRVSIEPELLQSVEVQAGAGEATAGTGAVGGAIRFKTKTAADLLSNDEQFGGIAKASYFSNSGHKESLTLYGKATEQIGILASYVNVSRDNMEDGDGAEIPGTAADQTLAFVKLNAELTDNQNVSVSYERRKEEGKFGKQTNWAPLEDDPLFQSWGDRETIVLNHTWYLSSLINLETTLYQTDSSFKRELYTWDAAIETTGFDIRNTSDVGDHSFTYGIERKVDKVNSQSYEDFGGIYNEEGKVTGLYIQDHWQLTDDLLLSYGVRHDTYELDHIGESANWIQVNGKWVVETDSSGAPVTTSDSFSTKKQDDFSTNLGLVYNLTEYLKLSVSYAEALRGRQVADAFTVGELTHNPNLSPENVANKELGLQYNDGTFIFEASVYNSEISDVVFDKFKGAEGVFYENIGDLESTGFELVAGYQAHNFDVVVSYNSNDVELNNAPFVWPDASSASGFSTVVLNGVDLAAYEYGGLGNAVGDSLNVNVNYEMNDALEMGFNVNYVASLNDIDVFHRSIELGWQTQLETVDKPSYTVVDAYVKYSPIENLTLDIAIQNLLDESYRSHGSVADYGHIAGYQSVVGIKEAGRDIRLTASYQF; encoded by the coding sequence ATGTCACGTAAATCAAGAAATAAGCCGTTATTTAAAACAGCACTTATTAGCGCAAGTGTTATTGCGGCGTGCGCGAATACTAGCGTTTATGCTAATACAGACGAAAATACAGAAAAAGTAAAGAAAGTTGAAAAAATTGTTGTTGTTGGTGCTACAACCAACACAAAAATCACACCTGATCAGCTTAATAAATATCAAGCAAATGATTTAGCCGATATTTTCCGTCAAACACCTTCTGTTACTGTAGGTGGTTCATTAGGTGTTGCACAGAAGGTTTATGTTCGTGGTTTAGAAGACTCAATGGTAAATGTAACTGTTGATGGTGCACCACAAACAAGTACGCTATTTCATCATATTGGGCGTGTATCAATAGAGCCTGAATTACTACAAAGTGTTGAGGTTCAGGCGGGTGCGGGTGAAGCTACCGCAGGAACTGGTGCTGTGGGTGGTGCTATTCGTTTCAAAACGAAAACAGCAGCAGATTTACTGTCAAATGATGAGCAGTTTGGTGGTATCGCAAAAGCGAGCTATTTCTCAAATAGTGGCCATAAAGAAAGTCTTACATTATATGGTAAAGCAACAGAACAAATTGGCATTCTTGCGTCTTATGTGAATGTGAGTCGCGATAATATGGAAGATGGCGACGGTGCGGAAATTCCAGGAACAGCAGCTGATCAAACCCTTGCCTTTGTTAAATTGAATGCAGAACTCACTGATAATCAAAATGTGTCTGTAAGTTATGAAAGACGTAAAGAAGAAGGTAAGTTCGGCAAACAAACCAACTGGGCACCTTTAGAAGATGATCCCTTGTTTCAGTCATGGGGAGATAGAGAAACTATAGTCCTCAATCACACTTGGTATCTAAGCTCACTGATAAATTTAGAAACAACATTGTATCAAACGGACTCATCATTTAAACGTGAGCTATATACCTGGGATGCTGCCATTGAAACAACTGGCTTTGATATTCGAAATACGAGTGATGTCGGTGATCATTCATTCACTTATGGTATTGAACGTAAAGTTGATAAAGTTAACTCACAATCTTATGAAGATTTTGGTGGCATTTATAATGAAGAAGGCAAAGTTACCGGGTTATATATTCAAGATCATTGGCAATTAACTGATGACCTATTGCTTAGTTATGGTGTTCGCCATGATACCTATGAACTTGATCACATTGGCGAGTCAGCAAACTGGATACAAGTTAATGGTAAATGGGTTGTAGAAACTGACAGTAGTGGCGCTCCAGTAACAACAAGTGATTCATTTTCTACTAAAAAGCAGGATGACTTTAGCACTAACTTAGGGCTTGTTTACAACTTAACCGAGTATTTAAAGTTATCGGTTAGTTATGCAGAAGCTTTACGTGGCAGACAAGTAGCTGATGCATTTACTGTTGGTGAATTAACCCATAACCCGAATTTATCTCCTGAAAATGTGGCTAACAAAGAACTTGGCTTACAATATAACGATGGCACATTTATTTTTGAAGCATCGGTTTATAATAGTGAAATTAGTGACGTTGTTTTTGATAAGTTTAAGGGTGCAGAAGGCGTTTTTTATGAAAACATTGGTGATTTAGAATCCACAGGTTTTGAATTAGTTGCAGGATACCAAGCGCATAACTTTGACGTAGTGGTTAGCTATAACAGTAATGATGTCGAACTAAATAATGCGCCATTTGTTTGGCCAGATGCAAGTAGTGCCTCAGGATTTAGTACCGTTGTTTTAAATGGTGTAGATTTAGCCGCTTATGAATACGGTGGTTTAGGAAATGCAGTAGGTGATTCATTAAATGTAAATGTGAATTATGAAATGAATGATGCGTTGGAAATGGGCTTTAATGTTAATTATGTTGCTAGCTTGAATGATATTGACGTATTTCATCGCTCCATCGAGTTAGGGTGGCAAACACAATTAGAAACGGTTGATAAACCCAGTTATACCGTTGTTGACGCTTATGTAAAGTATTCTCCGATAGAAAATCTCACTCTAGATATAGCGATTCAAAACCTCTTAGATGAATCTTATAGAAGCCATGGTAGTGTTGCAGATTATGGCCACATAGCCGGATATCAAAGTGTAGTTGGCATTAAAGAAGCGGGCCGAGATATTAGGTTAACTGCCTCATATCAATTTTAA